The Flaviflexus equikiangi genome contains the following window.
CGTTGTTGTGTTCGCGGCCGAGGCGGGCCGTTGCCTCCGACCAGGCGAGAATGGCGCGAACGCCCTTGACCTTGTTGGCGGCGATCTGTTCGCCGTTGCCTGATCCGCCGATCACGATGCCGAGAGATCCCTCGTCTGCGACGACTGCCTCGCCGGCGGCGAAGCAGAACGGCGGGTAATGATCGAGGGCATCGTATTCGTGGGCGCCGTGATCGATGACGTCGTGGCCAGCGTCGGTGAGGTAAGCGACGAGTGCTTCCTTGAGCTCGAAGCCGGCATGGTCTGTTCCAATATGTATCCGCATAGCTACAAGCATAACCTCAGCCATTCGGTTCGAGTGCCCGGCGGGCTCGTCCTAGACTGGGGCAATGACTGATCCAATACTTGACGACGTCCTTGCCGGCGCCAAAACCTCTGTCCGCGTCCAAGACGACCTGTTCCGGTGGGTGAACGGCACGTGGCTCGATACTCACGAGATTCCCGCGGACCGTCCGAGCGACGGCTCCTTCTACAAGCTCAACGAGCAGTCGGAAGAGCGGGTGAAGGCCCTCATCGACGACCTGTCGGAGGGCAGCCCGGAGGGCGATGCGAAGAAGATCGCCGATTACTACCGTTCCTTCATGGATGTGGAGACGATCAACGCGGCCGGCATCACGCCTCTCGGTGCGGATCTTGACCTCATCACGTCGGCCCAGACAAAAGACGAACTGGCCCGTGCGGTCGGTCAGCTCTCGCGTACGGGTGTCGATGTTCCCTTCGGTTTCGATATCGATGCCGACCTGAACGATCCCGATTCTTACGTCTTGTTCGTCTCCCAGGCCGGCCTGTCCCTCCCCGATGAGGCGTACTACCGGGCCGAGCAGCACGCCGACACTCTCGCAGCCTTCACGACCTTCGTGCCCGAGTTCCTCGAGGTCGCTGGCCTCGTTCCCGATCCGACTGCCACCGCGGAGCGGATCATCTCGTTCGAGAAGGCTCTCGCCTCCCACCACGCTGATGTTGTGACGACGCGAGACACGGACAAGATCAACAACCCCATGCCGTGGGCTGACTTCGTCGCGTCCGCTCCCGGATTCGACTGGGATGGTGCCCGGGACGCCATGGGCATTCCCGCCGACCTCGTCGGCCGTGTCATCGTCCTCACCCCGGATGCTCTCGCGGGTGCGGCCGCGCTGTGGGCGGAGGCCGAGATGGAGACGCTCCGCGACTACCTGGCGTGGAAGGTGCTGACAGCACGCGCGTCCTACCTGTCTGAAGTCATCGATAACAAGAACTTCGAGTTCTTCCGGACGACCCTGACCGGCACCACCGAGCAGAAGGAACGGTGGAAGAGGGGCGTCGCGGTCGTCTCCGGCGTTCTCGGTGAGGCCCTCGGAAAGATCTACGTGGAGCGCCACTTCCCGCCCGAGCACAAGGCGAAGATGGAGCAGCTCGTCGCCGACCTCCTCGAGGCCTACCGCCTCTCCATCCAAAGCCTGGACTGGATGGGAGAGGATACGAAGGTGAAGGCGCTGAAGAAGCTCGCGACCTTCAACCCGAAGATCGGCTACCCGGATACGTGGCGCGACTACTCGAACCTGACCATCACCGATGATCTCCTCGAGAACGTGCGGTCGGCCAACGCCTTCGAAACCGATCGTGCGATCGCCAAACTGGGCAAGCCCATGGATCGCGACGAATGGTACATGCCGCCGCAGATGGTCAACGCCTACTACAACCCGGTCTGGAATGAGATCGTGTTCCCGGCCGCGATCCTCCAGCCGCCCTTCTTCGACCCGGAGGCGGATGACGCATGGAACTATGGCGGCATCGGGGCTGTCATCGGGCACGAGATCGGGCACGGATTCGACGACCAGGGCTCCAAGTATGACGATTCCGGCAAGCTCAACAACTGGTGGACCGATGAGGACCGCCGCGAGTTCGAGAAGCGCGCCAATGCGCTGATCTCTCAATACGATGCCTACACTCCGGCCCAGCTCGGACAGTCCGAGCATCACGTCAACGGTGCTCTCACGATCGGGGAGAACATCGGAGACCTGGGCGGGCTCACGATCGGGCTCAAGGCCTACGATATTGCGCTGCGCCGCAACGGCTACTCGGGCTTGGCCGATGCTCCCGTCATCGACGGCCACACCGGCATCCAGCGCGTCTTCTACTCCTATGCTCGGATCTGGCGGTCGAAGTCGAGGGATGAGATGGCGGTGGTGCTGCTCTCCATCGACCCCCACTCCCCGGCAGAGTTCCGATGCAACGGCGTCGTCAAGAACCTCACGGCCTTCCACGACGCATTCGACGTGACCGAGGGCGATGAGCTCTACCTTCCGCCCTCTGAGCGCGTCACCATCTGGTAGCCGCGCTTCCAGACTCCGGAGGGGGAGGATCGGGATCGACCCGGCCCTCCCCCTCCTTCGTGCCGTTACGAGACCGGCGCGAGAGTTCCGAACATCTCGAGAACATCCTCGAGGTTCTCGTCGAAAACATCCGTGCTTGCCGAATAGGCGATCTCCTGGAAGCCATCATCGGTGAAAATCGGGTAGACGAGCTGGCGCAGTCCCACCCCATCGACTTCGCGGGTGACGATGAGTCCCTCCACCGTTTCACCGTCGACATCGAGCGGTTCCGCGGCCTCGACGGAGACGCCCTCACCGGTGAAGGCCTCCCCGGCGGCGACGCTCCACTCCTCGTAGTCGGCAGGAATCCCCTCGACAGTGCCATCCGCCCACGTGCCGATAATGTTGGCGGCAAATTCGGCGTTGTTGACGTCGGAGACGAGCAGGATCGTCATGTTGACGCGGTCATCGAGGGGCGCCGGATATGCCTGCCACCCGTCGACGAGGGTGAGGGAGAATCGACCATCGCTCGACGTGGCGACTCCGTCTTCGACGACCATGAGGTTGCCCTCCGAGGAGGCATCACCATCGGCCGTGCTCTCGGCTGTCGTCCCGCTGCTCGTCACCTCGGATTCGTTCTCCTCAGAATCCGCGGAACACGCGGAGAGGGCTGCCAGGGCCACGATCGTCGTCGCGGCAAGTTTTCTCATCATTCGAACGAGGGACCCTTCTCGCGAGATCGCTTGATCTCGTAGAAGCCCGGCACGCCCGCCACGAGCACGGCACCGTCCCACAGTCGAAGAGCATCGTCCCCGCGCGGGGTGGGGGTGATGACGGGGCCGAAGAAGGCGTTGCCGTTGATCGAGATCGTGGGAACACCGACGTCGGTGCCGACAAGATCCGTCGCACCCTTCAACTGGGCATTGAGCGCCTCATCGAACTCGCCGGACTCGGCACGCTCCACGAGTGCCGTATCGAGATCCAATGCTTCGAGAGCTTCGATCACAGCATCGCGGTCGTTGACGCGGCCGCCGGGATGGAAGCGTGTGCCCACCTCGGTGTAGAAGTTCCCGAGAGCCTCCTGGCCGTAGACTTCGCCCACGCCGACGGCGACCTGCGCGCCGAGACGAGCATCCTCCATCATCTGGGCGTAGCGTTCGTCGAGTTCGCGGCCCTCGTTGAGCTTCGTCAACGACAGGACGTGCCACGTCACTGCCACATCACGATTGGGAACGATTTCGTCCGCGATCCATCGGGACGTCATCCAGCACCAGGGGCACGAGGGGTCAAACCAGAATTCAATAGTGTCAGTCATGTGACCATCGTCCCTCAGATCGTCGGTCTCGACAAACAAAACGCTGTCCGCAGTCAGCGTAGCCCGTGCCCAGCAAGTAGGGTTATTGGGACGCACGAACCGTGCACTATCTGAAAGGACATCCATGCCTGGCGAGAACCTCACCCGGTCAGAAGCGGTGGCCCGCGCCGCCGTTGTCGCGACGGAACGCTACCACGTCGACCTCGACCTGCGAGGAGACGACACCTTCTCCTCCGTCACCACGATCGAGTTCGCGGCGACGGGAAGCGACACATTCGTCGACTTCATCGGCACAGTGAACTCGATCGAGCTCAACGGTGAGCCGGTTGACGTATCGGCCTATTCCGATTCCCGCATCCACCTGACGGGACTGGCCGAACACAACACGCTCGTCGTCGATGCGACGGGCCTGTTCATGAACACCGGGGAGGGCATGCACAAGTTCGTCGACCCTGTCGACGGTGAGACGTACCTCTACACCCAGTTCGAGGTTGCTGATGCTCGGCGTGTTTTCGCTGTCTTCGAGCAGCCTGATCTCAAGGCCGAGTTCACCTTCCATGTGACGGCACCGAGCCACTGGCAGGTGTTCTCCAACTCCCCCACTCCCGAGCCCGTCGTTCTCGACGAGGCATCGAGCCGCTGGGAGTTCACCCCCTCGGAGCGGATCTCGTCCTATCTCACCGCGATCATTGCCGGCCCCTACCGCGGCGGCACGTCAGAGCTGACCAGCGCCGATGGTCGGACGATCCCCCTCGGCGTCTACTGCCGGGCCTCTCTCGCGGAGCACTTGGATGCTGACGAGGTCATGGACATCACGAAGGCCGGGTTTGCGTTCTTCGAGAAGGAGTACGGCCACCCGTATCCCTTCCGCAAGTACGATCAGATCTTCGTCCCCGAGTTCAACGCGGGTGCGATGGAGAACGCTGGCGCGGTCACCATCACGGAGACCTACGTTTTCCGCTCCCGCGCGACCGGCGCCATCATCGAGCGCCGCGCCATCACCATCCTCCACGAACTCGCCCACATGTGGTTCGGCGACCTCGTGACGATGAGGTGGTGGAACGATCTGTGGCTGAACGAATCTTTCGCCGAGTTCATGTCCCACCTGGCTCTCGACGAGGCGACCCGCTGGGATCAGGCATGGCAGACGTTCCTCGCGTCCGAGAAGTCGTGGGCGATGAATGCCGACCAGCTGCGATCCACCCATCCGATCGTGACCGGGGTGACCGATCTCGAAGAGGTGTGGGCCAACTTCGACGGCATCACCTACGGCAAGGGCGCGTCGGTTCTCAAGCAGCTCTCCGCCTACGTCGGACGTGACGCCTTCATGGCGGGCCTGTCCGCCTACTTCGATAAGCATTCGTGGCAGAACACGGAACTGTCAGATCTGCTCGTCGAGTTCGAGAACGCCTCCGGGAGGGACCTGACGGAATGGTCGAAGCTGTGGCTGGAGGAGTCCGGCCTGACTCTCGCCCGCCCCGAGATTGAGATCGTCGACGGAAAGATTGCGTCGTTCACGGTCCGGCAGGAGCTCGGGAACGCCTCGAGCCTGCGCCCACATCGTATGGGGATCGGCCTCTACGACATGGTGGATGGCACTCTTTCGCTGCGCCTGAGCATCGACGAGGACATCGCGGGCGACACGACAACCATCGATCGTCTCGTCGGTGAAGCCGCACCGGACCTTCTCCTGCTCAATGACGGGGATCTCGCATACACGAAGATCCGCCTCGATGAGAGGTCCCTCGACACCTCGATCGCCCACATCGGGTCCTTCGACGATCCGCTCGCTCGAACGCTCGTCCTCGAGGCCGCGTGGGACATGTGCCGGGACGCAGAGCTCTCCGCCACCGCCTACACAGAGCTCGCTCTTCGTGCGATTGAGACCGAGAACCATCCGACAGTGCTCCGTGTTCTCCTCCTCAACCTGGCACAGGCCGCCACGATCTACTCTGCTCCCGAACATCGCGATGCTCTCATCGAGCACGTCGCCGATGCTCTGTTCGAGATTGCTGACCGCGCGGAAGGCGGCTCCGAGCTGCAGTTCCAGGTAGCCCTCGAGGCCGCCCGCCGCGCTCGGAGTGCGGCCCAGCTCGATCGGATCTCGGCCTGGCTCGAAGGCAGCGACCTGCCTGACGGCTTCGTCCTCGACACGGACGGCCGGTGGGCTGTGGTTCAGGCGCTGGCAGCGAACGGCAGGATCGATACTGCCGCGATCGACGCCGAACTGGCATCTGATGACACGGCGACAGGGCGTGAGGCCGCGTGGCGGGCTCGCACCTCGATTCCCACGCCGGAAGCAAAGGACGCTGCGTTCGCCACCCTGATCGCCGGCGGTCTTCCGAACATGCAGCAGCGGAGCGCACTTCTTGGCTTCCGGGCGGGAGATCCTGGCGTCCTCGCGCCCTTCTTTCCCCGATACCTCGATGCTCTGAGCACCGTGTGGAAGGAACAGACGTATGAGATGGCGCAACAGCTGACCACTCTCATGTTCACGCCGTCGATCATCGGGCTCGGGACGGATGTCGAGGCAGGCCTGGAGGCCTGGCTCGATGCTCATCCCACCGAAGCGCCGGCATTGCGCCGAATCCTCGTCGAACACACGGACGATACTCGCCGTGCCCTCGCGGCGCAGGCCGCCGACGCTTAGCCGAGGGTCCCGAGGAGGGATCCCACGGTGATGGGAGTGCCTGGTGCCGCGTGTTGGTGCCAGGCATTTTCATCGGGGAAGGTCACGAGGACGATTCCCGGCAGGTCACCGAGGCGGCTGAGATCGGCAGCGATGATCGGGTCTCCGACCTCGACGGCGGCGCCGCGTTCTGTCAGGCACGACAGAGCATCGCTCTTGTACGTGTTGATTCCGACATGGACGAGGCAGGGGCCGATGATGACGGCATGCGAACGTGCCGCCGTGACCGTGCCCGCGAGTGGCGAGACCACGGTCACCGCCTCCGCGTCCCCCGGGTCGATGGCGAGTCCGGGGCCCAGCATGAGGCCCGCGAAGACAGGATCGGGGACCGACTCAAGTGCGAGTACGGTCCCCGATAGTGGCGAATAGAGGTTCACACCATGCGATCCGCAACGTCCTCGGCATCGGGGCCGACGACGATCTGAACAACGTTGTTCTCCTGGACGACGACACCGTGCGCCCCAGCATCCTTCAAGTCCTGTTCGGACACGGGGCCAAGGGTATTGACCTCGACTCGGATACGGGTGATGCAGGCTTCGACGCTCGAAATATTGTCCTTGCCACCGAGAGCGGCGACGAGGGATTCAGCTTTCTCCATGATTCCTCCTTGTTCTCAGAGTAGCCGGTTATCCGCTCCTAGTGCGCGTCTGAATGTTGAAAGGAGGGAGGTCACACGGGCGTGCGTCGGGATGTCGCCGACAAGGACGACATCTTCCGTTCCGTCCGCGAGAGGGACCCTCCAGTTGGGGTATTCCTGGTCGGTTCCCGGCATATTCTGTGCCCGTCGCTCCCCCACCGCATCGACGAGCGATATCGACAGGAATGTCGATGGTGTCTGGGCAATGTAGGAGTGGAGCGCTTCCACGAGTTCACGTTCGGTCGGCTCGCCGTCGACGAGACCATACTCGCGCAGCCGATCGATCGTCTCCTGCAGTTCCCGCTCCGCATCCGCCCGCACCTGCTCGACCGGCTGGGTGAGAAGGCCGAGGCGTTCACGCAGGTCGACATGCTCACCGGCGATGTAGCCGGCCGCCGGGGGCAGGTCGTGGGTATTGACAGAGGAGAGAACCTCTCTGCGGTAATGCTCGGGGCGGAGAGGCTTGCCCTCATTGTCCTTCTCGAACCAGAAGATCGATGTGCCGTAGATGCCGCGGGCTTTGAGGAAGTCACGAACCCATGGCTCGACCGTTCCAAGGTCTTCGCCGACGAGGATGGCTCCCGCACGGTGTGCCTCGAGCAGCAGGATGCCGATCATCGCCTCATGGTCATAGTTGACGTATGTTCCCTCGGACGCCCGGTAGCCGTTCGGGATCCACCACAGCCGGAAGAATCCAGCGATGTGATCGACGCGGAGCATGCCGGCGTGGCGAAGAACGGTACGGATCATGTCCCGCAGCGGAGCGTATCCGGTGGCGGCGAGTGTCTCAGGCCGCCACGGCGGCTGCGACCAGTCCTGGCCGTGCTGGTTGTACATATCGGCGGGGGCGCCCACGGTGACACCTTGTGCGAACGCTTCCGGGTTGGACCACACGTCTGCGCCGAGGGGATGGACACCGACGGCCAGGTCGGTGCAGATCCCGATCTTCATCCCGGATGCTTGCGCTGTTTCCTGGGCTCTCTGGAGCTGTTCGTCCGCAACCCACTGCAGCCACGACCAGAACTCGATCCTGTCGCGCAGGTCGCGACGTTCCCGATCGACATAGATCGAGTCCGCCGTGCGAATAGTCTCGGGGAAACCATCTGGGTACTTCTCGCAGAGTGCGCACCAGAGCGCGAAGTTCTGCAGTCCCTCTCCCTCTTCCTCGAGGTACTTGGCGAATGCTGCCTGGCGGGCGAAGCTGCGCGGCACCGCGAAGATCACTTCGAGCGCTTCACGCTTCGTCGTCCACACCTCGTCGCGGTCGATGTACTCGTTGCGTAGAGAGGAGGCTCGCTGCTCTTCCCCGCCCCAGTCGATGAGTGAGCGCTGCGGGCCCGTCATGTAGGCCGTCTCGAGGATAGCCTCGGGACGGATGTAGATCGGGTTGATGAAGCGGCGAGATACCGGCAGGTAGGGAGACGGTGACATGTTGCCGACCGGTTCGGCGGCATGGAGGGGGTTGATCTGGAAGAAGTCGGCGCCCTCGTGTCCGAAGACTGCCGCGAGATCGGCCAGGTCGGAGAAGTCCCCGATTCCCCACGACTTGGCTGAGCGGACCGAATAGAGTTGGGCCGATACTCCCCATGCTCGACTGGTCTCAAGCGCCGGCTCGTCGAGGCGATCCGGAGTCATGATGAACGGGCACTCCGCCATCGACCCGTCCTCGAGTATCGCCGTCATCGTGTGATAGCCGAGGGGAATATCACCGGGAAGGAGGAACGATGCCTGTCCTGTCGGCCGACCATCGATGTCTCGGTCCGCGGTCCAGTCATCCACCTGGGAGAGGGGCCACTGCCCTCCGTCTTCGAGTTGGATGAGGAGGGCGACCTTCTCGCCCGCCGGCACGTGGACCTGGACACGCCCTTCCTTGTTCTGTCGATGCACCACGGAGAGGGGAAGCACCGTACGCCAGCTTTCGAGTTCACGATTGGCGATGGCGGAGCTTGCCCGATCCTCAGTCGTGGCATCCACGCCCATGGATCCGAGGACCTTGATGAGAACGTCATCGGAGATGTCTCTCTGGATGCCGTCGTATCCCCAGAATTGGGTCGATATCCTGTAGGCTGCGGCGAGCTCCGTCAAGGTTGACCGTGAAGGCGGGACACTCATAGGGGACGACCTTTCGCAACGTTGGTTGACCACTATTCTGCCACACCACGTACCAGTGCATTCCGCAGTCGAACGCCGGATCGTTCCATCAGGTATGTTGTCTCCGCGCGGCCGGGGGCGTCCTTTTCTTTGTCGGCGACGATCAGCGGTAGGTTACTGTTGGCGCAGAATAGGAGAATGATGGACACGAAGATCTTTGTACCCGAGTGCTCGACGGAACCGCTTGCTTCCCTTCTCAACACTCTCCGACTGGAGAAGCTCGACGGCCACCGCTATCTGGGCGACACGAATCTTCCCCAGCTCTCGGGACGGGTGTATGGCGGGCAGGTACTGGCGCAGGCCGTCATGGCGGCCGCGGACACGTTCGACGACTGCGATGTTCGGCCCATCCACTCCCAGACGGCAGCGTTCCTCGCGCCGGGAGACGTCAAGCGGCCGATCAGTTTCGCCGTCGATGTGATCAGCGATGGTCGGTCGTTCGCGACGCGCCTCGTCCATGCGAAGCAGGACGATCGGATCATCTTCACGGCCCGAGACTCGTTCCAGTTCCAGCAGCCAGGAGTCGATCACGAGGACCGCGCACCGGACGTTCCCGGGCCCGAGAACTTTCCGTCCTCTGTTGATCTCTTCGCATCGGTCGACCATCCCGCGGCCCGCTTCATGTCGTCGACGAACTCTCTCGACATGCGGCACGTCGACGGGCAGATCTACCTGCGTCCCGCCCGCGAGGAGCAGTCCACAATCCACATCTGGTTCAAGACCCGCTCCCCCATTCCAGACAACGCCTCACAGACCCTCAAGAGGGCCGTGCTGGCCTACGCGGCCGACCAGTTCATGCTCGAACCGATCATGCAGAAGCATGGACTCGCATGGTCAACACCGGGGATCGCCCTGGCAACCCTCGACCACACGACGTGGTGGCATCGCGATGTGGATCCCGCCTCCTGGATCCTTGCCGAGCTGCACAGCCCATCCGCCCAGGGCGGGCGCGGGCTCACCCTCGCAAAGTTCTATCAAGACGGCACGCTCGTTGCGACAATGGCGCAGGAAGGCATGGTGCGCTCTCCGCACATCGCATGATGCCAGGGGGCCCGCTCGATGAGCGGGCCCCCTGGCATCAGTCCCGTATCAGTCGCGGGTCAGCTTGCGATACGTGACGGCGCTGGGCCGTGCCGCATCCGCACCCAGGCGCTCCACCTTGTTCTTCTCGTAGGATTCGAAGTTGCCCTCGAACCAGTACCAGTCGGCGGGGCTGTCCGCGGTGCCCTCGTAGGCGAGAATGTGGGTCGCGACGCGGTCGAGGAACCACCGGTCGTGCGTGACGACGACGGCGCAGCCGGGGAACTCGAGGAGTGCGTTCTCAAGGGATCCGAGCGTTTCGACATCGAGGTCGTTCGTCGGCTCATCGAGCAGCAGCAGGTTGCCGCCCTGCTTGAGCGTGAGCGCGAGGTTGAGACGGTTGCGTTCACCGCCGGAGAGCACTCCGGCAGGCTTCTGCTGGTCGGCACCCTTGAAGCCGAAGGCTGACACGTAGGCGCGCGACGGCATCTCGACTCGGCCGACCTGGATGTAGTCGAGACCATCGGACACGACTTCCCACAGCGTCTTGTTCGGGTCGATGCCCTCGCGAGACTGGTCGACGTAGGAGA
Protein-coding sequences here:
- a CDS encoding ribose-5-phosphate isomerase; protein product: MRIHIGTDHAGFELKEALVAYLTDAGHDVIDHGAHEYDALDHYPPFCFAAGEAVVADEGSLGIVIGGSGNGEQIAANKVKGVRAILAWSEATARLGREHNNANVVAIGARQHTQEEAFALVDAFLAEPFSGDQRHQDRIDLLTEYEG
- a CDS encoding M13 family metallopeptidase codes for the protein MTDPILDDVLAGAKTSVRVQDDLFRWVNGTWLDTHEIPADRPSDGSFYKLNEQSEERVKALIDDLSEGSPEGDAKKIADYYRSFMDVETINAAGITPLGADLDLITSAQTKDELARAVGQLSRTGVDVPFGFDIDADLNDPDSYVLFVSQAGLSLPDEAYYRAEQHADTLAAFTTFVPEFLEVAGLVPDPTATAERIISFEKALASHHADVVTTRDTDKINNPMPWADFVASAPGFDWDGARDAMGIPADLVGRVIVLTPDALAGAAALWAEAEMETLRDYLAWKVLTARASYLSEVIDNKNFEFFRTTLTGTTEQKERWKRGVAVVSGVLGEALGKIYVERHFPPEHKAKMEQLVADLLEAYRLSIQSLDWMGEDTKVKALKKLATFNPKIGYPDTWRDYSNLTITDDLLENVRSANAFETDRAIAKLGKPMDRDEWYMPPQMVNAYYNPVWNEIVFPAAILQPPFFDPEADDAWNYGGIGAVIGHEIGHGFDDQGSKYDDSGKLNNWWTDEDRREFEKRANALISQYDAYTPAQLGQSEHHVNGALTIGENIGDLGGLTIGLKAYDIALRRNGYSGLADAPVIDGHTGIQRVFYSYARIWRSKSRDEMAVVLLSIDPHSPAEFRCNGVVKNLTAFHDAFDVTEGDELYLPPSERVTIW
- a CDS encoding mycothiol-dependent nitroreductase Rv2466c family protein — its product is MTDTIEFWFDPSCPWCWMTSRWIADEIVPNRDVAVTWHVLSLTKLNEGRELDERYAQMMEDARLGAQVAVGVGEVYGQEALGNFYTEVGTRFHPGGRVNDRDAVIEALEALDLDTALVERAESGEFDEALNAQLKGATDLVGTDVGVPTISINGNAFFGPVITPTPRGDDALRLWDGAVLVAGVPGFYEIKRSREKGPSFE
- the pepN gene encoding aminopeptidase N — encoded protein: MPGENLTRSEAVARAAVVATERYHVDLDLRGDDTFSSVTTIEFAATGSDTFVDFIGTVNSIELNGEPVDVSAYSDSRIHLTGLAEHNTLVVDATGLFMNTGEGMHKFVDPVDGETYLYTQFEVADARRVFAVFEQPDLKAEFTFHVTAPSHWQVFSNSPTPEPVVLDEASSRWEFTPSERISSYLTAIIAGPYRGGTSELTSADGRTIPLGVYCRASLAEHLDADEVMDITKAGFAFFEKEYGHPYPFRKYDQIFVPEFNAGAMENAGAVTITETYVFRSRATGAIIERRAITILHELAHMWFGDLVTMRWWNDLWLNESFAEFMSHLALDEATRWDQAWQTFLASEKSWAMNADQLRSTHPIVTGVTDLEEVWANFDGITYGKGASVLKQLSAYVGRDAFMAGLSAYFDKHSWQNTELSDLLVEFENASGRDLTEWSKLWLEESGLTLARPEIEIVDGKIASFTVRQELGNASSLRPHRMGIGLYDMVDGTLSLRLSIDEDIAGDTTTIDRLVGEAAPDLLLLNDGDLAYTKIRLDERSLDTSIAHIGSFDDPLARTLVLEAAWDMCRDAELSATAYTELALRAIETENHPTVLRVLLLNLAQAATIYSAPEHRDALIEHVADALFEIADRAEGGSELQFQVALEAARRARSAAQLDRISAWLEGSDLPDGFVLDTDGRWAVVQALAANGRIDTAAIDAELASDDTATGREAAWRARTSIPTPEAKDAAFATLIAGGLPNMQQRSALLGFRAGDPGVLAPFFPRYLDALSTVWKEQTYEMAQQLTTLMFTPSIIGLGTDVEAGLEAWLDAHPTEAPALRRILVEHTDDTRRALAAQAADA
- a CDS encoding PTS sugar transporter subunit IIA; its protein translation is MNLYSPLSGTVLALESVPDPVFAGLMLGPGLAIDPGDAEAVTVVSPLAGTVTAARSHAVIIGPCLVHVGINTYKSDALSCLTERGAAVEVGDPIIAADLSRLGDLPGIVLVTFPDENAWHQHAAPGTPITVGSLLGTLG
- a CDS encoding glucose PTS transporter subunit EIIB, producing the protein MEKAESLVAALGGKDNISSVEACITRIRVEVNTLGPVSEQDLKDAGAHGVVVQENNVVQIVVGPDAEDVADRMV
- the malQ gene encoding 4-alpha-glucanotransferase; this encodes MSVPPSRSTLTELAAAYRISTQFWGYDGIQRDISDDVLIKVLGSMGVDATTEDRASSAIANRELESWRTVLPLSVVHRQNKEGRVQVHVPAGEKVALLIQLEDGGQWPLSQVDDWTADRDIDGRPTGQASFLLPGDIPLGYHTMTAILEDGSMAECPFIMTPDRLDEPALETSRAWGVSAQLYSVRSAKSWGIGDFSDLADLAAVFGHEGADFFQINPLHAAEPVGNMSPSPYLPVSRRFINPIYIRPEAILETAYMTGPQRSLIDWGGEEQRASSLRNEYIDRDEVWTTKREALEVIFAVPRSFARQAAFAKYLEEEGEGLQNFALWCALCEKYPDGFPETIRTADSIYVDRERRDLRDRIEFWSWLQWVADEQLQRAQETAQASGMKIGICTDLAVGVHPLGADVWSNPEAFAQGVTVGAPADMYNQHGQDWSQPPWRPETLAATGYAPLRDMIRTVLRHAGMLRVDHIAGFFRLWWIPNGYRASEGTYVNYDHEAMIGILLLEAHRAGAILVGEDLGTVEPWVRDFLKARGIYGTSIFWFEKDNEGKPLRPEHYRREVLSSVNTHDLPPAAGYIAGEHVDLRERLGLLTQPVEQVRADAERELQETIDRLREYGLVDGEPTERELVEALHSYIAQTPSTFLSISLVDAVGERRAQNMPGTDQEYPNWRVPLADGTEDVVLVGDIPTHARVTSLLSTFRRALGADNRLL
- a CDS encoding acyl-CoA thioesterase, which translates into the protein MMDTKIFVPECSTEPLASLLNTLRLEKLDGHRYLGDTNLPQLSGRVYGGQVLAQAVMAAADTFDDCDVRPIHSQTAAFLAPGDVKRPISFAVDVISDGRSFATRLVHAKQDDRIIFTARDSFQFQQPGVDHEDRAPDVPGPENFPSSVDLFASVDHPAARFMSSTNSLDMRHVDGQIYLRPAREEQSTIHIWFKTRSPIPDNASQTLKRAVLAYAADQFMLEPIMQKHGLAWSTPGIALATLDHTTWWHRDVDPASWILAELHSPSAQGGRGLTLAKFYQDGTLVATMAQEGMVRSPHIA